A region of Tachyglossus aculeatus isolate mTacAcu1 chromosome X4, mTacAcu1.pri, whole genome shotgun sequence DNA encodes the following proteins:
- the VLDLR gene encoding very low-density lipoprotein receptor isoform X1, with translation MGSSSLGGLRLLVAFYCLVVHGAREKCEVSQFQCSNGRCITLLWKCDGDEDCSDGSDESSCVKKTCAESDFVCNNGQCVPNRWQCDGDPDCEDGSDESPEQCHMRTCRINEISCGAGSTQCIPVSWKCDGESDCDSEEDEENCGNITCSTEEFTCFSGHCISKNFVCNGHEDCSDGSDELDCAPPTCGAHEFQCSTSSCIPSSWVCDNDADCSDQSDESLERCGRQPAPHAKCPSSEIQCDSGECIHKKWRCDGDSDCKDGSDEINCPSLTCRPDQFKCEDGNCIHGSRQCNGVRDCVDGSDEVNCKNANQCSGPGKFKCRSGECIDISKVCNQQQDCKDWSDEPLKECNVNECLLNNGGCSHICKDLVIGYECDCAAGFELIDRKTCGDIDECQNPGICSQICINLKGGYKCECSRGYQMDLATGVCKAIGKEPSLIFTNRRDIRKIGLERKEYIQLVEQLRNTVALDADITAQKLFWADLSQKAIFSASIDARDKVGRHVKMIDNVYNPAAIAVDWIYKNIYWTDVASKTISVASLDGTKRKILINSDLREPTSIAVDPLSGFAYWSDWGEPAKIEKAGMNGFDRRQLVTTDIQWPNGITLDLVKSRLYWLDSKLHMLSSVDLNGQDRRIVLKSLEFLAHPLAVTIFEDRVYWIDGENEAVYGANKFTGSELATLVNNLNDAQDIIVYHELVQPSGKNWCDEDTPNGGCEYLCLPAPQINDHSPKYTCSCPSGYNLEDGGQGCRRANVTTTVSEVSASPKGTSAVWAVIPVLLLTIAAAGGYFMWRNWQHKNMKSMNFDNPVYLKTTEEDLTIDIGRHSSSVGHTYPAISVVSTDDDLA, from the exons GAGCAAGGGAAAAGTGTGAAGTCTCTCAGTTCCAGTGTAGTAATGGTCGCTGTATTACTCTGTTATGGAAGTGTGATGGAGACGAAGATTGTTCTGATGGGAGTGATGAAAGCTCTTGTG TGAAGAAGACCTGCGCTGAGTCTGACTTTGTCTGCAACAATGGTCAATGTGTACCGAACAGGTGGCAGTGTGATGGGGACCCAGATTGTGAAGACGGTTCGGACGAGAGCCCAGAACAATGCC ATATGAGAACGTGCCGAATTAACGAAATTAGCTGTGGTGCTGGCTCCACTCAGTGTATCCCTGTGTCCTGGAAGTGTGATGGTGAGAGTGACTGTGACagtgaagaagatgaagaaaactGTG GTAATATAACTTGTAGCACAGAAGAATTCACCTGCTTCAGTGGGCACTGCATCTCCAAGAATTTTGTGTGCAATGGCCACGAAGACTGTAGCGACGGCAGTGATGAACTGGACTGTGCTCCCCCGACCTGCGGTGCCCACGAGTTTCAGTGCAGCACCTCctcctgcatcccctccagctGGGTGTGCGACAACGATGCCGACTGCTCTGACCAGTCGGACGAATCCCTTGAGCGCTGTGGCCGCCAGCCCGCCCCGCACGCGAAATGCCCATCTAGCGAGATCCAGTGTGACTCGGGGGAGTGTATCCACAAGAAATGGCGCTGTGATGGGGACTCTGACTGCAAGGATGGAAGCGATGAGATAAACTGCC CTTCTCTCACTTGCCGACCCGACCAGTTCAAGTGTGAAGATGGTAACTGCATCCATGGCAGCAGGCAATGTAATGGCGTGCGAGACTGTGTAGATGGATCCGACGAAGTCAACTGCAAAAACG CCAATCAGTGTTCAGGACCTGGAAAATTCAAGTGCAGAAGTGGAGAGTGTATAGATATAAGCAAAGTATGTAACCAGCAGCAAGATTGCAAGGACTGGAGTGATGAACCCCTGAAAGAATGCA ATGTAAACGAATGCTTGCTTAACAATGGTGGATGTTCACATATCTGCAAAGACCTAGTTATAGGTTACGAATGTGACTGTGCAGCGGGGTTTGAACTGATAGATAGGAAGACATGTGGAG ATATTGATGAGTGCCAAAACCCTGGAATCTGCAGTCAAATTTGTATCAACTTAAAAGGTGGCTACAAGTGTGAATGTAGTCGTGGCTATCAAATGGATCTTGCTACTGGAGTGTGCAAGGCCATAG GAAAAGAGCCAAGCCTAATCTTCACTAATCGAAGGGACATCAGGAAGATTGGCCTAGAAAGGAAAGAGTACATCCAACTGGTAGAACAGCTAAGAAATACTGTAGCTCTGGATGCTGACATAACTGCCCAGAAACTATTTTGGGCTGACCTAAGCCAAAAGGCCATCTTCAG TGCCTCAATTGATGCCCgggacaaagttggtagacatgttaaaaTGATCGACAATGTCTATAATCCTGCAGCCATTGCTGTTGATTGGATCTACAAGAACATCTACTGGACTGATGTGGCTTCCAAGACCATTTCAGTGGCTAGCCTAGATGGAACCAAGCGGAAGATCCTAATTAATTCTGACTTGCGGGAGCCAACTTCCATAGCGGTGGACCCGCTCTCTGG CTTTGCTTACTGGTCCGACTGGGGAGAACCAGCCAAGATAGAAAAAGCAGGAATGAATGGATTTGACAGACGACAACTGGTGACAACAGACATCCAGTGGCCCAACGGAATTACACTTG ACCTTGTAAAAAGCCGCCTCTATTGGCTCGATTCTAAGTTACATATGCTATCCAGTGTGGATTTGAATGGCCAGGATCGACGAATTGTACTCAAGTCGCTGGAATTCCTTGCTCATCCTCTTGCTGTCACTATATTTGAG GATCGTGTCTATTGGATCGATGGGGAGAATGAAGCTGTTTATGGTGCAAACAAATTCACTGGATCGGAACTAGCTACTCTGGTGAACAACCTTAATGATGCACAGGACATTATTGTTTACCATGAACTAGTACAGCCATCAG GTAAAAATTGGTGTGATGAAGATACCCCGAATGGAGGCTGTGAGTatctgtgtctaccagctcctcAGATAAATGATCACTCTCCAAAGTATACCTGCTCTTGTCCCAGTGGGTATAACCTCGAAGATGGCGGCCAAGGATGCAGAA GAGCCAACGTCACTACTACGGTATCAGAAGTCAGTGCGTCTCCAAAGGGAACTTCAGCAGTGTGGGCTGTGATTCCTGTGT TGCTGTTGACAATAGCAGCAGCAGGTGGCTACTTCATGTGGAGGAACTGGCAGCACAAGAACATGAAAAGCATGAATTTCGATAATCCCGTTTACTTGAAAACCACTGAAGAAGACCTCACGATTGATATTGGCAGGCACAGCTCTTCCGTTGGACACACTTATCCAGCG ATATCAGTCGTGAGCACAGATGACGATCTGGCCTGA
- the VLDLR gene encoding very low-density lipoprotein receptor isoform X2: MGSSSLGGLRLLVAFYCLVVHGAREKCEVSQFQCSNGRCITLLWKCDGDEDCSDGSDESSCVKKTCAESDFVCNNGQCVPNRWQCDGDPDCEDGSDESPEQCHMRTCRINEISCGAGSTQCIPVSWKCDGESDCDSEEDEENCGNITCSTEEFTCFSGHCISKNFVCNGHEDCSDGSDELDCAPPTCGAHEFQCSTSSCIPSSWVCDNDADCSDQSDESLERCGRQPAPHAKCPSSEIQCDSGECIHKKWRCDGDSDCKDGSDEINCPSLTCRPDQFKCEDGNCIHGSRQCNGVRDCVDGSDEVNCKNANQCSGPGKFKCRSGECIDISKVCNQQQDCKDWSDEPLKECNVNECLLNNGGCSHICKDLVIGYECDCAAGFELIDRKTCGDIDECQNPGICSQICINLKGGYKCECSRGYQMDLATGVCKAIGKEPSLIFTNRRDIRKIGLERKEYIQLVEQLRNTVALDADITAQKLFWADLSQKAIFSASIDARDKVGRHVKMIDNVYNPAAIAVDWIYKNIYWTDVASKTISVASLDGTKRKILINSDLREPTSIAVDPLSGFAYWSDWGEPAKIEKAGMNGFDRRQLVTTDIQWPNGITLDLVKSRLYWLDSKLHMLSSVDLNGQDRRIVLKSLEFLAHPLAVTIFEDRVYWIDGENEAVYGANKFTGSELATLVNNLNDAQDIIVYHELVQPSGKNWCDEDTPNGGCEYLCLPAPQINDHSPKYTCSCPSGYNLEDGGQGCRSTATVVYETRDTSTTEKSPTVGLIAGGANVTTTVSEVSASPKGTSAVWAVIPVLLLTIAAAGGYFMWRNWQHKNMKSMNFDNPVYLKTTEEDLTIDIGRHSSSVGHTYPAISVVSTDDDLA; encoded by the exons GAGCAAGGGAAAAGTGTGAAGTCTCTCAGTTCCAGTGTAGTAATGGTCGCTGTATTACTCTGTTATGGAAGTGTGATGGAGACGAAGATTGTTCTGATGGGAGTGATGAAAGCTCTTGTG TGAAGAAGACCTGCGCTGAGTCTGACTTTGTCTGCAACAATGGTCAATGTGTACCGAACAGGTGGCAGTGTGATGGGGACCCAGATTGTGAAGACGGTTCGGACGAGAGCCCAGAACAATGCC ATATGAGAACGTGCCGAATTAACGAAATTAGCTGTGGTGCTGGCTCCACTCAGTGTATCCCTGTGTCCTGGAAGTGTGATGGTGAGAGTGACTGTGACagtgaagaagatgaagaaaactGTG GTAATATAACTTGTAGCACAGAAGAATTCACCTGCTTCAGTGGGCACTGCATCTCCAAGAATTTTGTGTGCAATGGCCACGAAGACTGTAGCGACGGCAGTGATGAACTGGACTGTGCTCCCCCGACCTGCGGTGCCCACGAGTTTCAGTGCAGCACCTCctcctgcatcccctccagctGGGTGTGCGACAACGATGCCGACTGCTCTGACCAGTCGGACGAATCCCTTGAGCGCTGTGGCCGCCAGCCCGCCCCGCACGCGAAATGCCCATCTAGCGAGATCCAGTGTGACTCGGGGGAGTGTATCCACAAGAAATGGCGCTGTGATGGGGACTCTGACTGCAAGGATGGAAGCGATGAGATAAACTGCC CTTCTCTCACTTGCCGACCCGACCAGTTCAAGTGTGAAGATGGTAACTGCATCCATGGCAGCAGGCAATGTAATGGCGTGCGAGACTGTGTAGATGGATCCGACGAAGTCAACTGCAAAAACG CCAATCAGTGTTCAGGACCTGGAAAATTCAAGTGCAGAAGTGGAGAGTGTATAGATATAAGCAAAGTATGTAACCAGCAGCAAGATTGCAAGGACTGGAGTGATGAACCCCTGAAAGAATGCA ATGTAAACGAATGCTTGCTTAACAATGGTGGATGTTCACATATCTGCAAAGACCTAGTTATAGGTTACGAATGTGACTGTGCAGCGGGGTTTGAACTGATAGATAGGAAGACATGTGGAG ATATTGATGAGTGCCAAAACCCTGGAATCTGCAGTCAAATTTGTATCAACTTAAAAGGTGGCTACAAGTGTGAATGTAGTCGTGGCTATCAAATGGATCTTGCTACTGGAGTGTGCAAGGCCATAG GAAAAGAGCCAAGCCTAATCTTCACTAATCGAAGGGACATCAGGAAGATTGGCCTAGAAAGGAAAGAGTACATCCAACTGGTAGAACAGCTAAGAAATACTGTAGCTCTGGATGCTGACATAACTGCCCAGAAACTATTTTGGGCTGACCTAAGCCAAAAGGCCATCTTCAG TGCCTCAATTGATGCCCgggacaaagttggtagacatgttaaaaTGATCGACAATGTCTATAATCCTGCAGCCATTGCTGTTGATTGGATCTACAAGAACATCTACTGGACTGATGTGGCTTCCAAGACCATTTCAGTGGCTAGCCTAGATGGAACCAAGCGGAAGATCCTAATTAATTCTGACTTGCGGGAGCCAACTTCCATAGCGGTGGACCCGCTCTCTGG CTTTGCTTACTGGTCCGACTGGGGAGAACCAGCCAAGATAGAAAAAGCAGGAATGAATGGATTTGACAGACGACAACTGGTGACAACAGACATCCAGTGGCCCAACGGAATTACACTTG ACCTTGTAAAAAGCCGCCTCTATTGGCTCGATTCTAAGTTACATATGCTATCCAGTGTGGATTTGAATGGCCAGGATCGACGAATTGTACTCAAGTCGCTGGAATTCCTTGCTCATCCTCTTGCTGTCACTATATTTGAG GATCGTGTCTATTGGATCGATGGGGAGAATGAAGCTGTTTATGGTGCAAACAAATTCACTGGATCGGAACTAGCTACTCTGGTGAACAACCTTAATGATGCACAGGACATTATTGTTTACCATGAACTAGTACAGCCATCAG GTAAAAATTGGTGTGATGAAGATACCCCGAATGGAGGCTGTGAGTatctgtgtctaccagctcctcAGATAAATGATCACTCTCCAAAGTATACCTGCTCTTGTCCCAGTGGGTATAACCTCGAAGATGGCGGCCAAGGATGCAGAA GTACTGCAACTGTGGTTTATGAAACACGAGATACCAGCACCACAGAAAAATCACCAACTGTTGGACTAATTGCTGGAG GAGCCAACGTCACTACTACGGTATCAGAAGTCAGTGCGTCTCCAAAGGGAACTTCAGCAGTGTGGGCTGTGATTCCTGTGT TGCTGTTGACAATAGCAGCAGCAGGTGGCTACTTCATGTGGAGGAACTGGCAGCACAAGAACATGAAAAGCATGAATTTCGATAATCCCGTTTACTTGAAAACCACTGAAGAAGACCTCACGATTGATATTGGCAGGCACAGCTCTTCCGTTGGACACACTTATCCAGCG ATATCAGTCGTGAGCACAGATGACGATCTGGCCTGA